One window of Mustela lutreola isolate mMusLut2 chromosome 13, mMusLut2.pri, whole genome shotgun sequence genomic DNA carries:
- the CHAMP1 gene encoding chromosome alignment-maintaining phosphoprotein 1, with product MEVFQEIRKPPSRLECDHCSFRGADYENVQIHMGTAHPEFCDEMDAGGLGKMIFYQKSAKLFHCHKCFFTSKMYSNVYYHITSKHAGPEKWNEKPKNQLNKETDPGKSPPLSEHQKTPSNSELPKPIPALSIETQKLGPILSPESPKPTPLTSLEPQKPGAVVSPEPQTPSLPSPEPPKSSSVSSPEVPKSVPVVSESQKPVPIPSPEPQKLAPISPEPVKASLTKPQKHSHFPETLGPPSGSSPESPVLAASPDPWGPSPTASPESRKPARTISPEPRKPSPSESPEPWKPFPAVSPEPRRPAPAVSPGSWKPGPPGSPRSWKSSPSASSGPWKPAKPAPSVSPGPWKPIPSISPGPWKPTSSVSPASWKSSSVSPGSWKSPPGSPESWKSGPPELRKTAPTLSPEHWKAVPSVSPELRKAGPPLSPELRKPGPPLSPEIRSPAGSPELRKPSGSPELWKLSSDQRKTSPASLDFPESQKSSRGGSPDLWKSSFFIEPRKPSGPSESPKATSDIWKPVLSLDTEPRKPTLFSEPSKTAPPASPEPRKRALFPEPRKHTLFPELPKSALFSESQKGVELGDELQTDAIDDQKCDILVQEELLATPKKLLDSDTLFPSSKKLKRDNQENSDAELSSSEYIKADLDVLDSKGQESSSDQEQVDVESIDFSKENKMDMTSPEQSKNVLQFTEEKEAFISEEEIAKYMKRGKGKYYCKICCCRAMKKGAVLHHLVNKHNVHSPYKCTICGKAFLLESLLKNHVAAHGQSLLKCPRCNFESNFPRGFKKHLTHCQSRHNEEANKKLMEALEQPLEEQPI from the coding sequence atggaagtatTCCAGGAAATCCGTAAACCACCATCACGCTTGGAGTGCGACCACTGCAGTTTCCGAGGCGCAGATTATGAAAATGTGCAGATCCATATGGGCACCGCCCATCCAGAATTTTGTGATGAAATGGATGCTGGTGGGTTGGGTAAAATGATATTTTACCAGAAAAGTGCAAAGCTGTTCCACTGCCATAAGTGCTTCTTCACCAGCAAGATGTACTCCAATGTGTACTATCACATCACCTCTAAACATGCAGGCCCAGAGAAGTGGAATGAGAAACCAAAAAATCAGCTAAACAAAGAAACAGATCCTGGGAAAAGCCCTCCTCTTTCGGAACACCAGAAAACACCCTCTAATTCAGAACTCCCAAAACCCATACCTGCCCTTTCCATAGAAACACAGAAACTTGGCCCAATTTTATCTCCAGAATCCCCAAAACCTACACCTCTCACTTCCCTGGAGCCTCAGAAGCCTGGCGCTGTTGTTTCTCCTGAGCCACAGacaccttctcttccttctcctgagCCTCCAAaatcttcctctgtttcttctcctGAAGTTCCAAAATCAGTCCCTGTTGTTTCTGAGTCTCAGAAACCAGTCCCTATTCCTTCTCCAGAACCACAGAAACTTGCCCCTATATCTCCTGAGCCAGTAAAGGCCTCTCTTACTAAACCCCAGAAACACTCCCATTTCCCAGAAACACTGGGCCCACCTTCAGGCTCATCTCCAGAGTCACCAGTTTTGGCTGCTTCCCCTGACCCTTGGGGTCCATCCCCGACTGCATCTCCAGAGTCTCGGAAACCAGCCCGGACTATCTCCCCTGAGCCAAGGAAGCCATCCCCATCGGAGTCTCCGGAACCTTGGAAGCCATTCCCTGCTGTCTCTCCAGAACCCAGAAGACCAGCCCCAGCTGTGTCACCAGGTTCTTGGAAGCCAGGGCCACCTGGATCCCCAAGGTCTTGGAAATCCAGTCCTTCAGCATCATCAGGACCTTGGAAGCCAGCTAAACCTGCTCCATCTGTGTCTCCTGGTCCTTGGAAGCCGATTCCTTCTATCTCACCTGGACCATGGAAACCAACTTCCTCTGTGTCCCCTGCATCCTGGAAGTCTTCGTCAGTCTCACCGGGCTCCTGGAAGTCTCCCCCTGGGTCTCCTGAGTCGTGGAAGTCTGGCCCTCCAGAACTCCGAAAAACAGCTCCCACCCTGTCACCTGAACATTGGAAGGCAGTTCCCTCGGTGTCCCCTGAGCTTCGCAAAGCAGGACCGCCCTTGTCTCCTGAGCTTCGCAAACCAGGCCCACCATTGTCCCCAGAGATCCGCAGTCCAGCGGGATCTCCAGAGCTCAGAAAACCTTCAGGATCTCCAGAGCTTTGGAAGCTTTCTTCTGATCAGCGAAAAACTTCCCCTGCTTCACTTGATTTTCCCGAGTCCCAGAAAAGTTCCCGTGGTGGTTCCCCTGACCTCTGGAAGTCTTCCTTCTTTATTGAACCTCGGAAACCTTCTGGACCATCTGAGTCCCCTAAGGCAACCTCCGATATATGGAaacctgttctctctcttgatACCGAACCTAGAAAACCCACCCTGTTTTCTGAGCCCAGCAAAACAGCCCCTCCAGCATCTCCTGAACCACGAAAACGTGCTCTTTTTCCCGAGCCCCGGAAACACACCCTTTTCCCTGAACTTCCCAAATCTGCTCTCTTCTCAGAATCTCAGAAGGGAGTGGAGCTTGGTGATGAACTACAGACAGATGCCATAGATGATCAAAAGTGTGATATTTTGGTTCAGGAAGAACTACTAGCTACACCTAAGAAACTCTTAGATTCTGACACCTTATTTCCTTCCTCAAAGAAGCTCAAGAGGGACAACCAAGAGAACTCAGATGCTGAGCTGAGCAGCAGTGAGTATATAAAAGCAGATTTAGATGTGCTAGACAGCAAGGGCCAAGAATCAAGCAGTGATCAAGAACAGGTTGATGTAGAATCTATTGATTTTAGTAAAGAGAACAAAATGGACATGACTAGTCCAGAGCAGTCCAAAAATGTCTTACAATTTACTGAAGAGAAAGAGGCTTTCATCTCTGAGGAAGAGATTGCAAAGTATATGAAGCGTGGAAAAGGAAAGTATTACTGTAAAATTTGTTGCTGTCGAGCTATGAAAAAAGGTGCAGTTTTGCACCATTTGGTTAATAAGCATAATGTTCATAGCCCTTACAAATGTACAATTTGTGGAAAGGCTTTCCTTTTGGAATCTCTCCTTAAAAATCATGTAGCAGCCCACgggcagagtttacttaaatGTCCACGTTGTAATTTTGAATCAAATTTCCCAAGAGGCTTTAAGAAACATTTAACTCACTGTCAAAGCCGGCATAATGAGGAGGCAAATAAAAAGCTGATGGAAGCTCTTGAACAGCCACTGGAGGAGCAGCCGATTTGA